One window of the Trifolium pratense cultivar HEN17-A07 linkage group LG2, ARS_RC_1.1, whole genome shotgun sequence genome contains the following:
- the LOC123908282 gene encoding heat shock 70 kDa protein 18-like, protein MSENGKKVAIGIDLGTTYSCVAVCMNDKVEIIVNDQGNRITPSYVAFTDSQRMIGDSAFNMAVCNPTNTVYDAKRLIGRKFSDPIVQSDMKLWPFKVIGGIDDKPMIVVNYNEEEKQFAAEEISSMVLSKMCEIAEAYLGSKVKDVVITVPAYFDNSQRQATRDAGEIAGLNVMRIINEPTAAAIAYGLGMKPFNQGRKHVFIFDLGGGTLDVSIVTFEKDDIKVKAHAGDTHLGGQDFDNTMVNHFVKEFLRKHKIDISRDPRALRRLKSACEKAKRILSSNTDTTVEIECLNQGIDFYSPISRAKFEELNKNHFNKCMEIVEKCLIDSGVEKSSIDDVVLVGGSTRIVKLQQLLSDVFEGKELCKRINADEAVAYGAAVQASILSGEFNEKVQVLMEVIPLSLGLETHGGIMRIIIPRNTMIPTNKEHIFTTHFNNQTNILIHVYEGERQATRDNNLLGKFVLEIPPAPAGLPQIKISFQIDDDGILHVSTSEKLSGVNKKVKIISDNGRLSKEEIERMIKEAEKYKDEDKSYRMKVEARNALEKYAYNISNAINDREISSKLSEEDKKAINEVIDLVLMWLDVNVIAEQHDFEYYRSLLSNVFDPIIVKMVSDEGDSLQLGTVVGYAVDNKKKRWPSILAKYAFEIGYSAATNSLVNTASSVIVEIFKNM, encoded by the exons ATGTCTGAAAATGGTAAAAAAGTGGCAATAGGAATTGACCTTGGCACAACTTATTCATGTGTTGCAGTGTGTATGAATGATAAGGTAGAGATTATAGTGAATGATCAAGGGAACAGAATAACACCTTCTTATGTTGCTTTCACTGACTCTCAAAGGATGATTGGTGATTCTGCTTTCAATATGGCTGTTTGCAACCCGACCAACACTGTCTATG atgCAAAGAGGCTAATTGGTAGGAAATTTTCTGACCCAATAGTTCAGAGTGATATGAAATTATGGCCATTTAAAGTAATTGGCGGCATCGATGACAAACCCATGATTGTTGTCAATTACaacgaagaagaaaaacaatttgCTGCCGAGGAAATCTCGTCCATGGTATTGTCAAAAATGTGTGAGATAGCAGAAGCTTACCTTGGATCAAAAGTGAAGGATGTTGTTATAACAGTTCCTGCATATTTTGATAACTCACAACGTCAAGCTACTAGAGATGCAGGTGAAATTGCAGGCCTCAATGTTATGCGAATAATCAACGAGCCTACTGCAGCAGCAATTGCAtatggccttggcatgaaaccatttaatcaaGGACGAAAGCATGTTTTCATTTTTGATTTAGGTGGTGGTACTTTGGACGTGTCTATTGTCACATTTGAGAAAGATGATATCAAAGTTAAGGCCCATGCCGGAGACACTCACCTCGGAGGACAGGACTTTGATAATACAATGGTGAACCATTTTGTGAAGGAGTTCTTGAGGAAGCATAAAATTGATATTAGTAGAGACCCAAGAGCTCTTAGGCGGTTGAAGTCGGCTTGTGAGAAAGCAAAGAGGATACTTTCTTCCAATACTGACACTACCGTTGAGATAGAATGTTTAAATCAAGGTATAGATTTTTACTCACCAATTAGTCGCGCAAAGTTTGAGGAACTCAACAAGAATCACTTCAACAAGTGCATGGAGATTGTAGAAAAGTGTCTAATAGATAGCGGTGTGGAGAAGAGTAGCATTGATGATGTTGTCTTAGTCGGTGGCTCTACAAGGATTGTAAAACTGCAACAACTATTGAGTGATGTCTTTGAAGGCAAGGAATTATGCAAAAGAATCAATGCCGATGAGGCGGTTGCATATGGTGCTGCAGTCCAAGCATCTATATTGAGTGGGGAATTCAATGAAAAAGTTCAAGTTTTGATGGAAGTTATTCCTTTGTCCCTTGGATTGGAAACACATGGGGGGATCATGAGAATAATAATTCCTAGGAATACCATGATTCCTACAAACAAGGAACATATATTCACTACACATTTCAACAACCAAACCAATATTCTAATTCATGTTTATGAGGGTGAGAGGCAAGCAACTAGAGACAACAACTTGCTAGGAAAATTTGTGTTGGAAATTCCTCCAGCTCCGGCAGGTCTTCCTCAAATCAAGATTAGCTTCCAAATTGATGATGATGGCATCTTACACGTCTCTACCTCGGAAAAATTGTCCGGGGTTAACAAGAAGGTTAAAATAATAAGTGACAATGGAAGACTTTCAAAGGAGGAAATTGAGAGGATGATCAAAGAAGCTGAGAAGTACAAAGATGAAGACAAGAGTTATAGAATGAAGGTGGAAGCAAGAAATGCATTGGAGAAGTATGCATACAACATAAGTAATGCCATAAATGACAGGGAGATTAGCTCAAAGCTTTCCGAAGAAGACAAGAAAGCGAtcaatgaagtaattgacttggTCTTAATGTGGCTAGATGTCAATGTGATTGCAGAACAACATGATTTTGAATATTATAGAAGCCTTCTTTCAAACGTGTTTGATCCAATTATTGTGAAGATGGTAAGCGACGAGGGGGATAGCTTGCAACTCGGTACTGTTGTTGGTTATGCAGTTGATAATAAAAAGAAACGATGGCCATCTATATTAGCAAAATATGCTTTTGAGATAGGGTATTCTGCTGCAACAAACAGCTTGGTTAACACAGCTTCTTCTGTAATTGttgagatttttaaaaatatgtag